Proteins from one Drosophila gunungcola strain Sukarami chromosome 3R, Dgunungcola_SK_2, whole genome shotgun sequence genomic window:
- the LOC128258730 gene encoding vacuolar protein sorting-associated protein 33B has translation MDKKLQGFQLVAQEKLCSILGSIPGKKELILEPALIKPLEHVFTASWLKLKGIQRIYKHDAAQSLPRSSDQVHIYMIRSVLGTFQTLLKQLESVALEEMADLSLKMYHIICVPCCYSYFQTLLEQSGLWGLVQLHHFNWDFIYLDQGVLSLELPNLFECLYLQGNTSPLPSVAQSLRLLQMICGQPALIMTFGHHSAQLIQILRALGKLPEATNPPEYGGWLIIDRDKDYPATLLTPAIYAGLLLEVFDQRSGEIVVDNLKNKISSQRVELLQGKKPKVGPNPSSKPCSIRLNSTADEIYGDNRYKRFAQVSSLIHAQVKALGLELQKLNDMQLEEMHDYVARKLPKLTELKTKVLRHLNASEIVIQMMVNFRRLQTLEEDILNNVSRKRLLAEIDELMTTDGQRFNTLRLMCLLHHCAGVTPEELQIFARNFCNLFGHQNLIVFQQLSQAALLPPLVAEKKVPATKLLSQLPLPKFQQTEFQANANRLKLLTSCGDGQDGANSSTKNQAGGMQSCPSYVFNGTYIPLVAQLCSILLKTNNAEELSSKLTMIEGLHLHMDGGKITPKAYANQVKVNGTADQDVFPLRLRNLFVFVVGGASYAEIAACDFVAKLTGAQITVASDSLMAGSDLIATAFTH, from the exons ATGGATAAAAAGTTGCAGGGATTTCAACTGGTGGCCCaggaaaag CTTTGCTCTATTCTGGGCTCCATACCcggaaaaaaagaattaatattGGAGCCAGCTTTAATAAAGCCACTGGAACATGTTTTCACTGCCTCCTGGTTAAA ACTAAAGGGCATTCAAAGGATATACAAACATGATGCGGCACAGTCCTTACCGCGATCTTCAGATCAGGTACACATCTACATGATCCGCAGTGTTTTGGGTACATTTCAAACGCTACTCAAGCAACTTGAATCCGTGGCCTTGGAGGAAATGGCGGACTTATCCTTGAAAATGTATCACATAATTTGTGTGCCCTGTTGCTATTCCTATTTTCAAACTCTCCTCGAACAATCCGGACTTTGGGGACTGGTGCAACTGCATCACTTTAACTGGGATTTCATCTATTTGGATCAAGGAGTTCTAAGCCTGGAGCTGCCTAAT CTGTTCGAGTGTCTCTACCTCCAGGGAAACACATCTCCTTTGCCGTCGGTGGCGCAAAGTCTGCGATTGCTGCAGATGATTTGCGGCCAACCCGCTTTAATCATGACCTTTGGCCACCACTCGGCGCAGCTAATTCAAATTCTAAGAGCACTGGGCAAGCTCCCGGAAGCCACGAATCCTCCAGAATACGGCGGTTGGCTGATCATCGATCGGGACAAGGATTACCCGGCCACTTTGCTAACTCCCGCCATTTATGCGGGTCTACTTTTGGAGGTCTTCGACCAGCGTTCCGGCGAGATTGTGGTGGATAATCTCAAGAACAAGATCAGCAGCCAGCGGGTGGAGTTGTTGCAgggaaaaaaaccaaaagttgGCCCAAATCCATCCAGTAAACCCTGCTCCATTCGACTTAACTCCACCGCGGACGAGATTTACGGGGATAATCGCTACAAGCGTTTTGCCCAGGTCAGCAGTTTGATTCATGCACAAGTCAAAGCCTTGGGTTTGGAGTTACAGAAACTAAATGACATGCAATTGGAGGAGATGCACGACTATGTGGCCAGGAAGTTGCCCAAACTCACGGAGCTTAAGACCAAAGTCCTAAGACACCTGAATGCCAGCGAGATAGTGATCCAGATGATGGTTAATTTTAGAAGATTACAAACCCTCGAAGAGGACATCTTGAACAATGTTTCAAGGAAACGATTGCTGGCCGAGATTGATGAGCTGATGACTACGGATGGCCAGAGATTCAATACCCTACGATTGATGTGCCTTTTGCATCATTGTGCCGGTGTGACTCCCGAGGAGCTGCAGATCTTTGCGAGAAACTTTTGCAATCTGTTTGGCCACCAGAACTTGATTGTTTTCCAGCAGTTGTCGCAGGCGGCACTGCTACCACCGCTTGTGGCCGAGAAAAAGGTGCCAGCAACCAAGTTGCTTTCCCAGCTACCGCTGCCCAAGTTCCAGCAAACCGAATTTCAGGCCAACGCCAATCGGCTAAAGCTTCTTACATCCTGCGGAGATGGTCAGGATGGTGCTAATTCGTCCACAAAAAACCAAGCTGGTGGCATGCAATCCTGTCCGAGTTATGTCTTTAATGGTACCTACATACCTTTGGTGGCACAACTGTGTTCGATTCTGTTGAAAACCAATAATGCCGAGGAGTTATCCTCGAAGCTGACCATGATTGAGGGTTTGCATCTGCATATGGACGGTGGAAAAATCACGCCCAAGGCCTATGCTAACCAAGTTAAGGTAAATGGAACCGCCGATCAGGATGTCTTTCCATTGCGCCTGAGGAatctctttgtttttgttgttggcgGTGCCAGCTATGCGGAAATTGCCGCCTGCGATTTTGTGGCCAAGCTCACGGGCGCCCAAATAACAGTGGCATCTGACTCTCTAATGGCGGGCAGCGATCTGATCGCCACCGCCTTTACTCACTGA
- the LOC128259020 gene encoding uncharacterized protein LOC128259020: protein MTAQIIQRTLHTARSSLLARVPRRANPGLGYQLQQLQEHPAKPSEASEDYADLESDFMGVQKSHRQYEKEQLQQRDRIRQFMIKHKYFRDAKMPNLLLHAEKEQMRLLHERDSEEWSVERLAESFPATPEIVQKILRAKWRPRTVQRIRSHDETVIQNWQLLRTGKGDFNLPPALLQHLQKFAERRRQDLRELKAQDWPTKSQLPTPQGNEFRQLLGNSNSNPEMEVPPPPQLPSGYEPPPPSVAEDETYLLDKIRIKKKMRLQELKQSQLVESIPKVPEQLQRPLENPSGTGFLPSFVPKFASSEIVISAADQRKYEITQVKTRIVIPRKLRRQGATYRVEDAYYDDDGELLYRVPGMTGTGGGQ, encoded by the coding sequence ATGACCGCCCAAATCATCCAGCGCACTCTACACACGGCTCGCTCCAGTCTCCTGGCCAGAGTTCCACGCCGCGCCAATCCCGGCCTGGGTTAccaactgcagcagctgcaggagCACCCGGCCAAACCCAGCGAGGCTAGCGAGGATTACGCCGATTTGGAGTCGGATTTCATGGGCGTGCAGAAGAGCCATCGGCAGTACGAAAAGGAGCAATTGCAGCAGCGTGATCGCATCCGTCAGTTTATGATTAAGCACAAGTATTTCCGCGATGCCAAGATGCCGAATCTTTTGCTCCATGCGGAAAAGGAGCAGATGCGTCTGCTCCACGAACGTGATTCAGAGGAGTGGAGTGTGGAACGCCTGGCGGAGAGTTTTCCCGCCACTCCTGAAATTGTGCAGAAAATTCTGCGAGCCAAGTGGAGACCGAGAACTGTGCAAAGGATACGTTCTCATGATGAAACAGTCATCCAAAATTGGCAGTTACTTAGGACAGGAAAAGGTGACTTCAATCTACCGCCTGCGCTGCTTCAGCATCTCCAGAAATTTGCCGAGCGCCGGCGACAGGATCTGCGGGAATTAAAGGCACAGGATTGGCCCACAAAATCACAATTACCAACTCCGCAAGGCAACGAATTCCGCCAGCTGCTGGGTAATAGTAACTCAAATCCGGAGATGGAGGTGCCTCCACCACCACAACTCCCCTCTGGCTATGAGCCACCTCCTCCTTCTGTCGCCGAAGATGAAACCTATCTTCTGGACAAAATCCGGATCAAGAAAAAGATGAGACTGCAGGAACTTAAGCAATCGCAGCTAGTGGAATCAATACCAAAGGTTccggagcagctgcagcgacCTCTCGAGAATCCCAGCGGCACTGGATTCCTGCCCAGCTTTGTGCCCAAATTTGCTAGCAGTGAGATTGTGATCAGTGCTGCGGACCAGCGAAAGTACGAGATAACCCAGGTTAAAACCCGCATTGTTATTCCCCGGAAACTGCGGCGCCAAGGAGCCACCTACCGCGTGGAGGATGCCTACTACGATGACGATGGTGAGCTGCTCTACCGCGTGCCCGGAATGACCGGAACTGGAGGTGgtcaataa
- the LOC128259093 gene encoding mediator of RNA polymerase II transcription subunit 28 has translation MASNEPGGGNLMDEFEEAFQSCLLTLTKQEPNTGTSKEEIELEVQKTTNRFIDVARQMEAFFLQKRFLVSTLKPYMLIKDENQDLSIEIQRKEVLLQKHYNRLEEWKACLSDIQQGVHSRPTPPIGGVGMLQGPGGVGGGMAGMGGAPPRPGMMPGMPPGAMQPGGPMQPSPQHMLQAQQMQQLRMMGKLPPK, from the coding sequence ATGGCCAGCAACGAGCCCGGCGGCGGGAATCTGATGGACGAGTTCGAGGAGGCCTTCCAGTCGTGCCTGCTGACGTTGACCAAACAGGAGCCGAATACGGGGACCAGCAAGGAGGAGATCGAGCTGGAGGTGCAGAAGACCACGAATCGGTTTATAGACGTGGCCCGCCAAATGGAAGCCTTCTTCCTGCAGAAGCGCTTCCTGGTCTCCACGCTGAAGCCCTACATGCTGATCAAGGACGAGAACCAGGACCTGAGCATCGAGATCCAGCGCAAGGAGGTGCTGCTGCAGAAGCACTACAATCGGCTGGAGGAGTGGAAGGCCTGCCTCTCGGACATCCAACAAGGTGTCCACAGTCGTCCCACACCGCCAATTGGCGGAGTCGGAATGCTTCAAGGGCCCGGGGGCGTGGGCGGCGGAATGGCCGGCATGGGCGGAGCACCCCCACGGCCGGGAATGATGCCCGGAATGCCACCGGGTGCCATGCAGCCCGGCGGACCCATGCAACCCAGTCCACAGCACATGCTGCAGGCCCAGCAAATGCAGCAACTCCGGATGATGGGCAAACTGCCGCCAAAATGA
- the LOC128258602 gene encoding transcriptional regulator ATRX homolog isoform X2: MGKKSPNTRHTDAATPLTTTEDSNLSSKSGSEPVSVSESESSNPKTKPKQSRSHKDVKASRISSSSSSDSEQAVAAAEAAGNSSTNEDHEEEEPVCKIRIVPLEKLLASPKVKERPSRRSLNKSITTIDSSDSEEPLKRSTSDLPPRRSRTQNASIIELSDSEDENDDGNLLVPLENFSRKKEQTRSSSRAKEDEAEEQEESKKQKKATSSSRAPTKNGTGSRRGSLTSERSSKASSPRAESPPRPKRCVVRLKRVSLPKSKPAQKSKKMSTDSEEAATTSKKSRQSRRSKSESEADSDYEVPTAEEEDRKSSEAEQEEEEEDAAENSSDSEVMPQRKRRRKKSDSDKGSSDFEADEKLNKKKRKRIKKTSSAESDGDGDGDDEKQKNKRKHIRKIIKTKDLDLTTKEAAKEEDDRRKRIEDRQKLYNRIFVKSESVEINELVLDFDEDSKKALLQVDKGLLKKLKPHQVAGVKFMWDACFETLKECEEKPGSGCILAHCMGLGKTLQVVTLSHTLLINTRRTSVERVLVISPLSTVNNWAREFTTWMKFANRNDIEVYDISRYKDKPTRIFKLNEWFNEGGVCILGYDMYRILANEKAKGLRKKQREQLMQALVDPGPDLVVCDEGHLLKNEKTSISKAVTRMRTKRRIVLTGTPLQNNLREYYCMIQFVKPNLLGTYKEYMNRFVNPITNGQYTDSTERDLRLMKHRSHILHKLLEGCIQRRDYSVLAPYLPPKHEYVVYTTLSELQQKLYSYYMTTHREQSGSDVCGKGARLFQDFQDLRRIWTHPMNLRVNSDNVIAKRLLSNDDSDIEGFICDETDEEEAASNSSDSCESFKSDASMSGLAASSGKQKKRKTRNGTAAAAGGDSDSDLELLGGLSSGPSVQKDDPSEWWKPFVEERELNNVHHSPKLLILLRLLQQCEAIGDKLLVFSQSLQSLDVIEHFLSLVDSNTKNYEFEGDVGDFKGCWTNGKDYFRLDGSCSVEQREAMCKQFNNVTNLRARLFLISTRAGGLGINLVAANRVVIFDVSWNPSHDTQSIFRVYRFGQIKPCYIYRLIAMGTMEQKVYERQVAKQATAKRVIDEQQISRHYNQTDLMELYSYELKPSSEREMPILPKDRLFAEILTEHDKLIFKYHEHDSLLEQEEHENLTEEERKSAWAEYEAEKTRTVQASQYMSYDRNAFGNQVMGQFGNASGSVTSNKIFGFRSDILLQLLNMKISKDHQELNQNQVIQLVPNYLQQLYNEMNNGDPTMYKDLLSLHSNIVHPSGMYMNPLLYANQHPNAAGYNQGTGGPPGAAGSAANAPPSATPAPGFEPDKVYEID; the protein is encoded by the exons ATGGGAAAGAAAAGCCCCAACACCCGACACACAGATGCCGCTACACCTTTGACCACCACAGAGGACTCCAACTTGTCATCCAAATCTGGAAGTGAacctgtatctgtatctgaatcAGAATCCTcaaacccaaaaacaaaaccgaagCAGTCCAGATCACACAAAGATGTCAAGGCGTCCAGGATTTCATCTAGCAGCTCCAGTGATTCCGAGCaggcagtagcagcagcagaggcAGCAGGAAATAGTTCAACAAACGAGGAtcacgaggaggaggagcccgTCTGCAAGATACGCATTGTGCCACTGGAGAAGCTGCTGGCCAGTCCCAAAGTCAAGGAGAGGCCTTCCCGCCGTAGTCTCAACAAGAGTATTACCACCATCGATTCCAGCGACAGCGAGGAGCCTCTTAAAAGGAGCACATCTGACCTGCCGCCAAGGAGAAGCCGCACCCAGAACGCTTCTATAATAGAACTGAGCGACAGCGAAGACGAGAACGACGACGGGAATCTACTAGTGCCGTTGGAGAATTTTTCGCGCAAAAAGGAGCAGACCAGGTCGTCTAGCAGAGCCAAGGAAGACGAAGCGGAAGAACAGGAAGAGTCTA AGAAGCAGAAAAAAGCCACCTCATCCAGCAGGGCTCCCACCAAAAACGGAACGGGCAGTCGCAGGGGTTCCCTGACCAGCGAGAGATCCTCCAAAGCCAGCTCCCCGCGAGCAGAATCACCGCCCAGGCCCAAGCGCTGTGTGGTGCGTTTGAAGCGTGTCAGTCTGCCCAAGTCAAAGCCCGCCCAGAAGTCCAAGAAAATGAGCACGGACTCCGAGGAGGCAGCCACCACCTCCAAGAAGAGCAGACAGAGCAGGCGCTCCAAAAGCGAAAGCGAGGCGGACTCGGACTACGAAGTTCCAACGGCCGAGGAAGAAGACAGAAAGTCATCCGAGGCTGAGCAGgaagaggaagaggaggaTGCGGCGGAAAATAGCAGCGACAGCGAGGTGATGCCGCAGCGGAAGCGGCGCCGGAAGAAGAGCGACTCCGATAAGGGCTCTTCCGACTTTGAGGCTGACGAGAAGCTGAACAAGAAAAAGCGCAAGCGTATCAAGAAAACATCCAGCGCTGAAAgcgatggcgatggtgatggtgaCGATGAAAAGCAGAAGAACAAGCGCAAGCACATACGCAAAATCATCAAGACGAAGGACTTAGATCTGACGACCAAGGAGGCGGCCAAGGAGGAGGATGACCGACGGAAGCGCATCGAGGACCGCCAGAAGCTGTACAATCGCATCTTTGTGAAGTCCGAGAGCGTGGAGATTAACGAACTGGTGCTAGACTTCGATGAGGATTCCAAAAAGGCCCTGCTGCAGGTGGACAAGGGTCTGCTGAAGAAGCTAAAGCCGCATCAAGTGGCTGGGGTGAAGTTCATGTGGGACGCCTGCTTTGAGACGCTCAAGGAATGCGAGGAGAAGCCCGGCTCCGGCTGCATTCTGGCCCATTGCATGGGTCTGGGCAAGACCCTGCAAGTGGTCACCCTCTCCCACACGCTGCTGATCAACACAAGACGCACAAGTGTGGAGCGCGTCCTGGTAATCTCACCCCTCAGTACGGTTAACAACTGGGCGCGGGAATTTACCACCTGGATGAAGTTCGCCAATCGCAACGACATCGAGGTGTACGACATCTCGCGCTACAAGGACAAGCCCACGCGGATCTTTAAGCTCAACGAATGGTTTAATGAGGGCGGCGTGTGCATCCTCGGCTACGACATGTACCGCATCCTGGCCAACGAAAAGGCCAAAGGGCTGCGCAAGAAGCAGCGCGAGCAGCTCATGCAGGCCCTGGTCGACCCCGGCCCGGATCTGGTCGTCTGCGACGAGGGACATCTGCTCAAGAACGAGAAGACCTCCATCAGCAAGGCGGTCACACGAATGCGCACCAAACGCCGAATCGTCCTCACCGGCACTCCACTCCAAAATAATCTCAGAGAAT ATTACTGCATGATTCAGTTTGTGAAGCCCAATCTGCTGGGTACATACAAGGAGTATATGAATCGCTTCGTTAACCCCATCACCAATGGTCAGTACACGGACTCCACGGAGCGGGATCTGCGTCTGATGAAACACCGGTCGCACATTCTGCACAAGCTGCTCGAGGGCTGCATCCAGCGGCGCGACTACTCGGTACTGGCACCTTATCTGCCGCCCAAGCACGAGTACGTTGTGTACACCACACTGTCGGAGCTGCAGCAGAAGCTATACAGCTACTACATGACCACGCACCGGGAACAGAGCGGTTCGGATGTTTGCGGCAAGGGGGCGCGACTGTTCCAGGACTTTCAGGACCTGCGGCGCATTTGGACGCATCCCATGAACCTGCGCGTTAACAGTGACAACGTGATTGCCAAACGGCTACTCAGCAATGACGATTCCGACATTGAGGGCTTCATCTGCGACGAAACTGACGAGGAGGAGGCTGCTTCCAACTCTTCGGACAGCTGCGAGTCCTTCAAATCGGACGCCAGTATGTCGGGATTGGCAGCCAGTTCGGGAAAGCAGAAAAAGCGCAAGACACGTAATGGAacggctgctgctgccggtGGCGATAGTGATTCTGACCTGGAGTTGCTGGGCGGATTGAGTAGCGGACCCAGTGTCCAGAAAGACGACCCCTCGGAATGGTGGAAGCCCTTCGTCGAGGAGCGAGAGTTGAATAACGTGCACCATTCCCCAAAGCTGTTGATCCTGTTGCGGCTTCTCCAACAGTGCGAGGCCATTGGTGACAAGCTGCTCGTCTTCTCGCAGTCCTTGCAATCGTTGGACGTCATCGAGCACTTCCTGTCGCTGGTGGACAGCAATACCAAGAACTACGAGTTTGAAG GTGATGTGGGCGACTTCAAGGGCTGCTGGACGAACGGCAAGGACTACTTCCGATTGGACGGCAGCTGCAGCGTGGAGCAGCGCGAGGCGATGTGCAAACAGTTCAACAACGTGACTAACCTGCGAGCCCGCCTATTTCTCATTTCCACGCGGGCCGGTGGCCTGGGCATCAATCTGGTGGCGGCCAATCGTGTGGTGATCTTTGATGTCTCGTGGAATCCCTCGCACGACACCCAGAGCATATTCCGGGTGTATCGCTTTGGGCAGATTAAGCCGTGCTACATTTACCGCCTGATTGCCATGGGCACCATGGAGCAGAAGGTTTACGAGCGGCAGGTGGCGAAGCAGGCTACGGCCAAGCGGGTGATCGATGAGCAGCAAATCTCGCGGCATTACAACCAGACGGACCTAATGGAGTTGTACTCGTATGAGCTTAAGCCCAGCTCCGAGCGAGAGATGCCCATACTGCCCAAGGATCGACTGTTTGCCGAGATACTCACCGAGCACGACAAGCTGATCTTCAAGTACCACGAGCACGATTCGCTgctggagcaggaggagcacgAGAATCTGACGGAGGAGGAGAGGAAATCGGCCTGGGCCGAGTACGAGGCGGAGAAGACGCGAACGGTACAGGCATCGCAGTACATGAGCTACGATCGGAATGCTTTCGGCAACCAGGTGATGGGCCAGTTTGGCAATGCCTCCGGCAGCGTGACCTCCAACAAGATCTTCGGCTTCCGTTCGgacatactgctgcagctgctgaaCATGAAGATATCAAAGGACCATCAGGAGCTTAACCAGAATCAGGTTATCCAGTTGGTGCCCAACTATCTGCAGCAGCTGTACAATGAGATGAACAACGGCGATCCGACCATGTACAAGGATCTCCTTAGCCTGCACTCAAACATTGTCCATCCCAGCGGGATGTACATGAATCCGCTGCTCTACGCCAACCAGCACCCGAATGCGGCTGGCTACAATCAGGGCACCGGTGGTCCGCCGGGAGCGGCTGGATCGGCGGCCAATGCGCCGCCAAGTGCCACACCTGCTCCGGGCTTCGAACCGGACAAGGTGTACGAGATCGACTAA
- the LOC128258602 gene encoding transcriptional regulator ATRX homolog isoform X1 gives MSTDSEEAATTSKKSRQSRRSKSESEADSDYEVPTAEEEDRKSSEAEQEEEEEDAAENSSDSEVMPQRKRRRKKSDSDKGSSDFEADEKLNKKKRKRIKKTSSAESDGDGDGDDEKQKNKRKHIRKIIKTKDLDLTTKEAAKEEDDRRKRIEDRQKLYNRIFVKSESVEINELVLDFDEDSKKALLQVDKGLLKKLKPHQVAGVKFMWDACFETLKECEEKPGSGCILAHCMGLGKTLQVVTLSHTLLINTRRTSVERVLVISPLSTVNNWAREFTTWMKFANRNDIEVYDISRYKDKPTRIFKLNEWFNEGGVCILGYDMYRILANEKAKGLRKKQREQLMQALVDPGPDLVVCDEGHLLKNEKTSISKAVTRMRTKRRIVLTGTPLQNNLREYYCMIQFVKPNLLGTYKEYMNRFVNPITNGQYTDSTERDLRLMKHRSHILHKLLEGCIQRRDYSVLAPYLPPKHEYVVYTTLSELQQKLYSYYMTTHREQSGSDVCGKGARLFQDFQDLRRIWTHPMNLRVNSDNVIAKRLLSNDDSDIEGFICDETDEEEAASNSSDSCESFKSDASMSGLAASSGKQKKRKTRNGTAAAAGGDSDSDLELLGGLSSGPSVQKDDPSEWWKPFVEERELNNVHHSPKLLILLRLLQQCEAIGDKLLVFSQSLQSLDVIEHFLSLVDSNTKNYEFEGDVGDFKGCWTNGKDYFRLDGSCSVEQREAMCKQFNNVTNLRARLFLISTRAGGLGINLVAANRVVIFDVSWNPSHDTQSIFRVYRFGQIKPCYIYRLIAMGTMEQKVYERQVAKQATAKRVIDEQQISRHYNQTDLMELYSYELKPSSEREMPILPKDRLFAEILTEHDKLIFKYHEHDSLLEQEEHENLTEEERKSAWAEYEAEKTRTVQASQYMSYDRNAFGNQVMGQFGNASGSVTSNKIFGFRSDILLQLLNMKISKDHQELNQNQVIQLVPNYLQQLYNEMNNGDPTMYKDLLSLHSNIVHPSGMYMNPLLYANQHPNAAGYNQGTGGPPGAAGSAANAPPSATPAPGFEPDKVYEID, from the exons ATGAGCACGGACTCCGAGGAGGCAGCCACCACCTCCAAGAAGAGCAGACAGAGCAGGCGCTCCAAAAGCGAAAGCGAGGCGGACTCGGACTACGAAGTTCCAACGGCCGAGGAAGAAGACAGAAAGTCATCCGAGGCTGAGCAGgaagaggaagaggaggaTGCGGCGGAAAATAGCAGCGACAGCGAGGTGATGCCGCAGCGGAAGCGGCGCCGGAAGAAGAGCGACTCCGATAAGGGCTCTTCCGACTTTGAGGCTGACGAGAAGCTGAACAAGAAAAAGCGCAAGCGTATCAAGAAAACATCCAGCGCTGAAAgcgatggcgatggtgatggtgaCGATGAAAAGCAGAAGAACAAGCGCAAGCACATACGCAAAATCATCAAGACGAAGGACTTAGATCTGACGACCAAGGAGGCGGCCAAGGAGGAGGATGACCGACGGAAGCGCATCGAGGACCGCCAGAAGCTGTACAATCGCATCTTTGTGAAGTCCGAGAGCGTGGAGATTAACGAACTGGTGCTAGACTTCGATGAGGATTCCAAAAAGGCCCTGCTGCAGGTGGACAAGGGTCTGCTGAAGAAGCTAAAGCCGCATCAAGTGGCTGGGGTGAAGTTCATGTGGGACGCCTGCTTTGAGACGCTCAAGGAATGCGAGGAGAAGCCCGGCTCCGGCTGCATTCTGGCCCATTGCATGGGTCTGGGCAAGACCCTGCAAGTGGTCACCCTCTCCCACACGCTGCTGATCAACACAAGACGCACAAGTGTGGAGCGCGTCCTGGTAATCTCACCCCTCAGTACGGTTAACAACTGGGCGCGGGAATTTACCACCTGGATGAAGTTCGCCAATCGCAACGACATCGAGGTGTACGACATCTCGCGCTACAAGGACAAGCCCACGCGGATCTTTAAGCTCAACGAATGGTTTAATGAGGGCGGCGTGTGCATCCTCGGCTACGACATGTACCGCATCCTGGCCAACGAAAAGGCCAAAGGGCTGCGCAAGAAGCAGCGCGAGCAGCTCATGCAGGCCCTGGTCGACCCCGGCCCGGATCTGGTCGTCTGCGACGAGGGACATCTGCTCAAGAACGAGAAGACCTCCATCAGCAAGGCGGTCACACGAATGCGCACCAAACGCCGAATCGTCCTCACCGGCACTCCACTCCAAAATAATCTCAGAGAAT ATTACTGCATGATTCAGTTTGTGAAGCCCAATCTGCTGGGTACATACAAGGAGTATATGAATCGCTTCGTTAACCCCATCACCAATGGTCAGTACACGGACTCCACGGAGCGGGATCTGCGTCTGATGAAACACCGGTCGCACATTCTGCACAAGCTGCTCGAGGGCTGCATCCAGCGGCGCGACTACTCGGTACTGGCACCTTATCTGCCGCCCAAGCACGAGTACGTTGTGTACACCACACTGTCGGAGCTGCAGCAGAAGCTATACAGCTACTACATGACCACGCACCGGGAACAGAGCGGTTCGGATGTTTGCGGCAAGGGGGCGCGACTGTTCCAGGACTTTCAGGACCTGCGGCGCATTTGGACGCATCCCATGAACCTGCGCGTTAACAGTGACAACGTGATTGCCAAACGGCTACTCAGCAATGACGATTCCGACATTGAGGGCTTCATCTGCGACGAAACTGACGAGGAGGAGGCTGCTTCCAACTCTTCGGACAGCTGCGAGTCCTTCAAATCGGACGCCAGTATGTCGGGATTGGCAGCCAGTTCGGGAAAGCAGAAAAAGCGCAAGACACGTAATGGAacggctgctgctgccggtGGCGATAGTGATTCTGACCTGGAGTTGCTGGGCGGATTGAGTAGCGGACCCAGTGTCCAGAAAGACGACCCCTCGGAATGGTGGAAGCCCTTCGTCGAGGAGCGAGAGTTGAATAACGTGCACCATTCCCCAAAGCTGTTGATCCTGTTGCGGCTTCTCCAACAGTGCGAGGCCATTGGTGACAAGCTGCTCGTCTTCTCGCAGTCCTTGCAATCGTTGGACGTCATCGAGCACTTCCTGTCGCTGGTGGACAGCAATACCAAGAACTACGAGTTTGAAG GTGATGTGGGCGACTTCAAGGGCTGCTGGACGAACGGCAAGGACTACTTCCGATTGGACGGCAGCTGCAGCGTGGAGCAGCGCGAGGCGATGTGCAAACAGTTCAACAACGTGACTAACCTGCGAGCCCGCCTATTTCTCATTTCCACGCGGGCCGGTGGCCTGGGCATCAATCTGGTGGCGGCCAATCGTGTGGTGATCTTTGATGTCTCGTGGAATCCCTCGCACGACACCCAGAGCATATTCCGGGTGTATCGCTTTGGGCAGATTAAGCCGTGCTACATTTACCGCCTGATTGCCATGGGCACCATGGAGCAGAAGGTTTACGAGCGGCAGGTGGCGAAGCAGGCTACGGCCAAGCGGGTGATCGATGAGCAGCAAATCTCGCGGCATTACAACCAGACGGACCTAATGGAGTTGTACTCGTATGAGCTTAAGCCCAGCTCCGAGCGAGAGATGCCCATACTGCCCAAGGATCGACTGTTTGCCGAGATACTCACCGAGCACGACAAGCTGATCTTCAAGTACCACGAGCACGATTCGCTgctggagcaggaggagcacgAGAATCTGACGGAGGAGGAGAGGAAATCGGCCTGGGCCGAGTACGAGGCGGAGAAGACGCGAACGGTACAGGCATCGCAGTACATGAGCTACGATCGGAATGCTTTCGGCAACCAGGTGATGGGCCAGTTTGGCAATGCCTCCGGCAGCGTGACCTCCAACAAGATCTTCGGCTTCCGTTCGgacatactgctgcagctgctgaaCATGAAGATATCAAAGGACCATCAGGAGCTTAACCAGAATCAGGTTATCCAGTTGGTGCCCAACTATCTGCAGCAGCTGTACAATGAGATGAACAACGGCGATCCGACCATGTACAAGGATCTCCTTAGCCTGCACTCAAACATTGTCCATCCCAGCGGGATGTACATGAATCCGCTGCTCTACGCCAACCAGCACCCGAATGCGGCTGGCTACAATCAGGGCACCGGTGGTCCGCCGGGAGCGGCTGGATCGGCGGCCAATGCGCCGCCAAGTGCCACACCTGCTCCGGGCTTCGAACCGGACAAGGTGTACGAGATCGACTAA